One Triticum dicoccoides isolate Atlit2015 ecotype Zavitan chromosome 5B, WEW_v2.0, whole genome shotgun sequence genomic window carries:
- the LOC119312216 gene encoding transcription factor UNE12-like, producing MAGQPPQGPEDDFLDQFFSLTNSLSAAGRPSGDQPFSLALSLDAASDASGSRGGIGDDAGNPAERDGVQLPGLFPPVFGGGLQPPHLRPSHPPPQMFHAQQPKQGGPAGGPQPPAPRPKVRARRGQATDPHSIAERLRRERIAERMRALQELVPNTNKTDRAVMLDEILDYVKFLRLQVKVLSMSRLGGAGAVAQLVSDIPLSVKGEASDGGSKQQIWEKWSTDGTEKQVAKLMDEDIGAAMQFLQSKALCMMPVSLAMAIYDTQHSQDGQPVKPEPNNTA from the exons ATGGCGGGGCAGCCGCCGCAGGGCCCGGAGGACGACTTCCTCGACCAGTTCTTCTCCCTCACcaactccctctccgccgccggccgcCCCTCCGGCGACCAGCCCTTCTCCCTCGCCCTCAGCCTCGACGCCGCCTCGGACGCCTCCGGCAGCAGGGGGGGCATCGGCGACGACGCCGGCAACCCCGCG GAGCGAGACGGTGTGCAGCTCCCCGGCCTCTTCCCGCCGGTGTTCGGCGGTGGCCTCCAGCCGCCGCACCTTCGCCCCAGCCACCCTCCCCCACAG ATGTTCCACGCGCAGCAGCCGAAGCAGGGCGGGCCGGCCGGAGGGCCGCAGCCGCCGGCGCCGAGGCCCAAGGTGCGAGCGCGCCGCGGTCAGGCGACCGATCCCCACAGCATCGCAGAGAGG CTAAGAAGAGAGAGGATAGCGGAAAGGATGAGGGCCCTACAGGAATTGGTCCCCAATACAAACAAG ACAGATAGGGCAGTTATGCTAGATGAGATCCTGGATTATGTGAAGTTCCTTAGGCTTCAAGTAAAG GTGTTAAGCATGAGCAGATTGGGTGGTGCTGGTGCTGTTGCACAGCTGGTTTCTGACATTCCACTTTCAGTTAAG GGGGAAGCAAGCGATGGTGGGAGCAAACAGCAGATATGGGAAAAGTGGTCAACGGATGGCACAGAAAAACAGGTTGCGAAGCTGATGGACGAGGACATCGGTGCCGCAATGCAATTTCTCCAATCCAAGGCTCTCTGCATGATGCCAGTCTCTCTTGCCATGGCTATCTATGACACACAACATTCACAGGACGGCCAGCCGGTGAAGCCTGAACCCAACAACACTGCCTAG